The Ochotona princeps isolate mOchPri1 chromosome 23, mOchPri1.hap1, whole genome shotgun sequence genome includes a window with the following:
- the FST gene encoding follistatin isoform X2 translates to MGRIKVNSLVKVNASCTCCVWVTAGNCWLRQAKNGRCQVLYKTELSKEECCSTGRLSTSWTEEDVNDNTLFKWMIFNGGAPNCIPCKETCDNVDCGLGKKCRMNKKNKPRCVCAPDCSNITWKGPVCGMDGKTYRNECALLKARCKEQPELEVQYQGKCKKTCRDVFCPGSSTCVVDQTNNAYCVTCNRICPEPTSPEQYLCGNDGITYPSACHLRKATCLLGRSIGLAYEGKCIKAKSCEDIQCTGGKKCLWDFKVGRGRCSLCDELCPDSKSDEPVCASDNATYASECAMKEAACSSGVLLEVKHSGSCNSISEDTEEEEEDEDQDYSFPISSILEW, encoded by the exons ATGGGACGAATAAAAGTAAACAGTCTAGTAAAAGTCAATGCAAGCTGCACGTGTTGTGTCTGGGTCACTG CTGGGAACTGCTGGCTCCGCCAAGCCAAGAACGGCCGCTGCCAGGTCTTGTACAAGACTGAGCTGAGCAAGGAAGAGTGCTGTAGCACAGGTCGCCTGAGCACCTCGTGGACGGAGGAGGATGTGAACGACAACACACTGTTCAAATGGATGATCTTCAATGGAGGCGCCCCCAATTGCATCCCCTGCAAAG AAACATGTGATAATGTGGACTGTGGCCTCGGGAAGAAATGCCGCATGAACAAGAAGAACAAACCCCGCTGCGTCTGCGCCCCAGATTGTTCTAACATCACTTGGAAGGGTCCAGTCTGTGGGATGGATGGCAAAACCTATCGCAACGAATGTGCCCTCCTCAAAGCCAGATGTAAAGAGCAGCCGGAACTGGAAGTCCAGTACCAGGGCAAATGTAAAA AGACCTGTCGGGATGTGTTCTGCCCAGGCAGTTCCACGTGCGTGGTGGACCAAACCAATAATGCGTACTGCGTGACCTGCAATCGGATTTGCCCGGAGCCTACCTCCCCTGAGCAATACCTTTGTGGGAATGATGGAATCACCTACCCCAGTGCCTGCCACCTGAGGAAAGCCACCTGCCTGCTGGGCAGGTCCATCGGATTGGCCTATGAGGGAAAGTGTATCA AAGCAAAGTCCTGTGAAGACATCCAGTGTACTggtggaaaaaaatgtttatgggaTTTCAAGGTGGGCAGAGGCCGCTGTTCCCTGTGCGATGAGCTGTGTCCCGACAGCAAGTCGGACGAGCCTGTCTGTGCCAGTGACAATGCCACTTACGCCAGCGAGTGTGCCATGAAGGAAGCTGCCTGCTCCTCGGGTGTGCTACTGGAAGTCAAACACTCCGGATCTTGTAACT CCATCTCGGAAGACaccgaggaagaggaggaagatgaagacCAGGACTACAGCTTTCCTATTTCTTCCATTCTAGAGTGGTAA
- the FST gene encoding follistatin isoform X1, whose product MVRARHQPGGLCLLLLLLCQFMEDRSAQAGNCWLRQAKNGRCQVLYKTELSKEECCSTGRLSTSWTEEDVNDNTLFKWMIFNGGAPNCIPCKETCDNVDCGLGKKCRMNKKNKPRCVCAPDCSNITWKGPVCGMDGKTYRNECALLKARCKEQPELEVQYQGKCKKTCRDVFCPGSSTCVVDQTNNAYCVTCNRICPEPTSPEQYLCGNDGITYPSACHLRKATCLLGRSIGLAYEGKCIKAKSCEDIQCTGGKKCLWDFKVGRGRCSLCDELCPDSKSDEPVCASDNATYASECAMKEAACSSGVLLEVKHSGSCNSISEDTEEEEEDEDQDYSFPISSILEW is encoded by the exons ATGGTCCGCGCCAGGCACCAGCCCGGCGGGCTGTGCCTCTtgcttctgctgctctgccagtTCATGGAGGACCGTAGCGCCCAGG CTGGGAACTGCTGGCTCCGCCAAGCCAAGAACGGCCGCTGCCAGGTCTTGTACAAGACTGAGCTGAGCAAGGAAGAGTGCTGTAGCACAGGTCGCCTGAGCACCTCGTGGACGGAGGAGGATGTGAACGACAACACACTGTTCAAATGGATGATCTTCAATGGAGGCGCCCCCAATTGCATCCCCTGCAAAG AAACATGTGATAATGTGGACTGTGGCCTCGGGAAGAAATGCCGCATGAACAAGAAGAACAAACCCCGCTGCGTCTGCGCCCCAGATTGTTCTAACATCACTTGGAAGGGTCCAGTCTGTGGGATGGATGGCAAAACCTATCGCAACGAATGTGCCCTCCTCAAAGCCAGATGTAAAGAGCAGCCGGAACTGGAAGTCCAGTACCAGGGCAAATGTAAAA AGACCTGTCGGGATGTGTTCTGCCCAGGCAGTTCCACGTGCGTGGTGGACCAAACCAATAATGCGTACTGCGTGACCTGCAATCGGATTTGCCCGGAGCCTACCTCCCCTGAGCAATACCTTTGTGGGAATGATGGAATCACCTACCCCAGTGCCTGCCACCTGAGGAAAGCCACCTGCCTGCTGGGCAGGTCCATCGGATTGGCCTATGAGGGAAAGTGTATCA AAGCAAAGTCCTGTGAAGACATCCAGTGTACTggtggaaaaaaatgtttatgggaTTTCAAGGTGGGCAGAGGCCGCTGTTCCCTGTGCGATGAGCTGTGTCCCGACAGCAAGTCGGACGAGCCTGTCTGTGCCAGTGACAATGCCACTTACGCCAGCGAGTGTGCCATGAAGGAAGCTGCCTGCTCCTCGGGTGTGCTACTGGAAGTCAAACACTCCGGATCTTGTAACT CCATCTCGGAAGACaccgaggaagaggaggaagatgaagacCAGGACTACAGCTTTCCTATTTCTTCCATTCTAGAGTGGTAA
- the FST gene encoding follistatin isoform X3 codes for MVRARHQPGGLCLLLLLLCQFMEDRSAQAGNCWLRQAKNGRCQVLYKTELSKEECCSTGRLSTSWTEEDVNDNTLFKWMIFNGGAPNCIPCKETCDNVDCGLGKKCRMNKKNKPRCVCAPDCSNITWKGPVCGMDGKTYRNECALLKARCKEQPELEVQYQGKCKKTCRDVFCPGSSTCVVDQTNNAYCVTCNRICPEPTSPEQYLCGNDGITYPSACHLRKATCLLGRSIGLAYEGKCIKAKSCEDIQCTGGKKCLWDFKVGRGRCSLCDELCPDSKSDEPVCASDNATYASECAMKEAACSSGVLLEVKHSGSCN; via the exons ATGGTCCGCGCCAGGCACCAGCCCGGCGGGCTGTGCCTCTtgcttctgctgctctgccagtTCATGGAGGACCGTAGCGCCCAGG CTGGGAACTGCTGGCTCCGCCAAGCCAAGAACGGCCGCTGCCAGGTCTTGTACAAGACTGAGCTGAGCAAGGAAGAGTGCTGTAGCACAGGTCGCCTGAGCACCTCGTGGACGGAGGAGGATGTGAACGACAACACACTGTTCAAATGGATGATCTTCAATGGAGGCGCCCCCAATTGCATCCCCTGCAAAG AAACATGTGATAATGTGGACTGTGGCCTCGGGAAGAAATGCCGCATGAACAAGAAGAACAAACCCCGCTGCGTCTGCGCCCCAGATTGTTCTAACATCACTTGGAAGGGTCCAGTCTGTGGGATGGATGGCAAAACCTATCGCAACGAATGTGCCCTCCTCAAAGCCAGATGTAAAGAGCAGCCGGAACTGGAAGTCCAGTACCAGGGCAAATGTAAAA AGACCTGTCGGGATGTGTTCTGCCCAGGCAGTTCCACGTGCGTGGTGGACCAAACCAATAATGCGTACTGCGTGACCTGCAATCGGATTTGCCCGGAGCCTACCTCCCCTGAGCAATACCTTTGTGGGAATGATGGAATCACCTACCCCAGTGCCTGCCACCTGAGGAAAGCCACCTGCCTGCTGGGCAGGTCCATCGGATTGGCCTATGAGGGAAAGTGTATCA AAGCAAAGTCCTGTGAAGACATCCAGTGTACTggtggaaaaaaatgtttatgggaTTTCAAGGTGGGCAGAGGCCGCTGTTCCCTGTGCGATGAGCTGTGTCCCGACAGCAAGTCGGACGAGCCTGTCTGTGCCAGTGACAATGCCACTTACGCCAGCGAGTGTGCCATGAAGGAAGCTGCCTGCTCCTCGGGTGTGCTACTGGAAGTCAAACACTCCGGATCTTGTAACT GA